One part of the Sorangiineae bacterium MSr11954 genome encodes these proteins:
- a CDS encoding HlyD family secretion protein — protein sequence MGAAALAVAGAAGWYLAHRGLETTDNAQIDANIVAVPARTAGTVAHILFVENQKVHAGDVLAELDDAPTKARLAQAEATLASAIASADAADADAVVAESNAIGNKSFADASLQTARAGVATTQDQIKEREAQVQSAEAALAQAKLDRDRAKALFDSGAVAKSVFDQADTAFNRASADLDAARSRLTTEKLTVTQTRSKVAEADAKAKQANNVPVLVRQARAKAAQAHAQVQMAQAQRDLAALDFSYTKILAPHDGVVSKKTINEGQNVALGQTIVQLVTPEIYLTGNFKETQVTNMHVGQPAHFKVDAFPGRELEGEVESLSGATGSRFTLLPPDNATGNFTKIVQRLPVRIKLHAAPDGIVLRPGMSVDVTVDTRK from the coding sequence ATGGGAGCCGCCGCCCTGGCCGTCGCCGGCGCCGCCGGCTGGTACCTGGCGCACCGCGGGCTGGAGACGACGGACAACGCGCAGATCGACGCCAACATCGTGGCCGTGCCTGCACGAACGGCGGGGACGGTCGCGCACATCCTCTTCGTCGAAAACCAGAAGGTGCACGCGGGCGACGTGCTCGCCGAGCTGGACGACGCGCCCACCAAGGCGCGCTTGGCGCAAGCCGAGGCCACCCTCGCCTCCGCGATCGCATCGGCCGACGCCGCCGACGCCGACGCGGTGGTGGCCGAGAGCAACGCCATCGGAAACAAGTCGTTCGCCGACGCCAGCCTGCAGACCGCGCGGGCCGGCGTGGCCACCACGCAGGATCAAATCAAGGAGCGCGAGGCGCAGGTTCAATCGGCCGAGGCGGCGCTGGCGCAGGCCAAGCTCGATCGCGATCGCGCCAAGGCCCTCTTCGACAGCGGCGCGGTCGCCAAATCCGTGTTCGACCAAGCCGACACCGCCTTCAACCGCGCCAGCGCCGATCTCGACGCCGCGCGCTCGCGGCTCACCACCGAGAAGCTCACGGTCACGCAGACGCGAAGCAAGGTCGCCGAGGCCGACGCCAAGGCGAAGCAAGCCAACAACGTCCCCGTGCTCGTTCGCCAGGCGCGCGCGAAGGCCGCGCAAGCGCACGCTCAGGTGCAGATGGCGCAAGCCCAGCGCGATCTGGCCGCGCTCGACTTCTCCTATACGAAGATCCTCGCGCCGCACGACGGCGTGGTGTCGAAGAAGACCATCAACGAGGGCCAGAACGTCGCCCTCGGTCAGACCATCGTGCAGCTGGTGACCCCGGAGATTTACCTCACGGGCAACTTCAAAGAGACGCAGGTCACCAACATGCACGTGGGGCAGCCCGCGCACTTCAAGGTCGACGCCTTCCCCGGGCGCGAGCTCGAGGGCGAGGTCGAGAGCCTCTCGGGCGCGACCGGCTCGCGCTTCACCCTGCTCCCGCCCGACAACGCGACGGGCAACTTCACCAAGATCGTCCAGCGCCTGCCGGTTCGCATCAAGCTGCACGCGGCGCCCGATGGCATCGTGCTCCGTCCTGGCATGAGCGTCGACGTCACCGTCGACACCCGCAAGTAA
- a CDS encoding YifB family Mg chelatase-like AAA ATPase — translation MLATTLSATLIGLQAQLVRVEVEVTRGVPSFELVGLAEATVRESRVRVKSALAHLGVDLSEYRIVMNLAPADLPKTGSAFDLAIAVATLGALGVVDEESFADTLLLGELSLAGTVQSIRGALALLIGVRSCGVTKVIVPACNEGEAGLVPGIEVRAARTLQHVVAGLCGDEILPLARPAWDETQPQAPDDLSDVRGQLHARRALEIAAAGGHNLLMVGSPGAGKTMLARRLPSVLPALSVDEALEVTAIHSVARAMGDFGLLGQARGPLSSMRPFRAPHHTVSEVGMVGGGGEVRPGEVSLAHHGVLFLDELPEFRRAALEALRQPLEDGVVSITRAHATATYPARPLVVAAMNACPCGYYGDGTSRCSCTLERIRTYRGRVSGPLLDRMDVQVALPPVHVPSLTSAKPGESSTVVAARVRAARAVQSERMLRGETSMPTNATLHASELARVAGTSAESISLLTKAATKYGLSARAYGKILRVARTVADLAGATAVSREHILEAIQLRLLDRFHVANHVDTSAA, via the coding sequence ATGCTTGCGACCACGCTCAGTGCCACATTGATTGGACTTCAAGCCCAGCTCGTACGGGTCGAGGTGGAGGTGACGCGCGGGGTGCCCTCCTTCGAGTTGGTGGGCCTCGCGGAGGCGACGGTTCGCGAGAGCCGCGTTCGCGTCAAGAGCGCCTTGGCGCACTTGGGCGTGGACCTCTCCGAGTACCGCATCGTCATGAACCTCGCCCCAGCCGATCTGCCCAAGACCGGCAGCGCCTTCGATCTGGCCATCGCGGTCGCCACCTTGGGCGCCCTCGGCGTGGTCGACGAAGAGTCGTTCGCCGACACCTTGCTCCTCGGCGAGCTCTCGCTCGCGGGCACCGTGCAGTCCATCCGCGGAGCCCTCGCGCTGCTGATTGGCGTTCGATCGTGCGGCGTGACGAAGGTCATCGTCCCCGCGTGCAACGAAGGCGAGGCGGGGCTCGTTCCGGGCATCGAGGTGCGCGCGGCCAGGACACTTCAGCACGTGGTCGCGGGCCTATGCGGCGACGAGATCCTCCCCTTGGCCAGACCGGCGTGGGACGAAACGCAGCCCCAAGCGCCCGACGATTTGAGCGACGTTCGCGGTCAGCTCCACGCGCGCCGCGCCCTGGAGATCGCGGCCGCGGGCGGACACAATTTGCTCATGGTCGGGAGCCCGGGCGCAGGCAAGACCATGCTCGCGCGCCGGTTGCCGAGCGTCTTGCCCGCGCTGTCGGTCGACGAAGCGCTGGAGGTCACGGCCATCCATAGCGTCGCCCGTGCGATGGGCGATTTCGGTTTGCTCGGGCAAGCGCGCGGACCGCTCTCCTCGATGCGCCCCTTTCGAGCGCCGCACCATACGGTCAGCGAGGTCGGCATGGTGGGCGGCGGCGGCGAGGTGCGGCCGGGGGAGGTGAGCCTCGCCCATCACGGCGTGCTGTTTCTCGACGAGCTACCCGAGTTTCGTCGCGCGGCGCTGGAAGCGCTTCGGCAGCCGTTGGAAGACGGTGTGGTGAGCATCACACGCGCCCATGCCACGGCCACGTACCCTGCGCGTCCGCTGGTGGTCGCCGCGATGAACGCATGCCCCTGCGGCTACTATGGCGATGGGACGAGCCGCTGCTCCTGCACCCTCGAACGCATCCGCACCTATCGCGGGCGCGTGAGCGGCCCGCTGCTCGATCGCATGGACGTGCAAGTGGCCCTGCCGCCCGTGCACGTGCCGTCGTTGACCTCCGCCAAGCCGGGCGAATCGTCGACGGTCGTGGCGGCCCGGGTGCGCGCGGCGAGGGCCGTTCAATCCGAGCGCATGCTCCGAGGCGAAACGAGCATGCCCACCAACGCGACCCTTCATGCATCGGAGCTCGCGCGGGTGGCGGGTACATCGGCCGAGAGCATCTCCCTCTTGACCAAGGCGGCCACCAAGTACGGTCTCTCGGCGCGCGCCTACGGGAAGATCCTTCGCGTGGCGCGCACCGTCGCCGATCTCGCGGGGGCCACGGCGGTATCGCGCGAGCACATCTTGGAAGCGATCCAGCTACGCCTTCTGGATCGCTTCCACGTGGCGAATCACGTCGATACGAGCGCGGCGTGA
- a CDS encoding TetR/AcrR family transcriptional regulator — protein MRLQGRSAEIVELVLENTAEEFGRSGYAGLRVDEIAARSGVNKTTIYRRWPTKDDLVLAALHWISPYKHPPNTGSMREDLLAMLRGMAEAASTPKGLAIYRAIQIERAQPAFEPLLARLKVELLASRQAIFDRAMERGELPSWTDGALVGEVCFAAAFLRIVTVGQKLDESFMQALVDLIIAGAKNVTPRPKDGA, from the coding sequence GTGCGCCTGCAGGGCCGCAGCGCGGAAATTGTCGAGCTCGTATTGGAAAATACGGCGGAGGAGTTTGGCCGGAGTGGTTACGCCGGTCTGCGTGTGGATGAAATCGCAGCGCGGTCCGGCGTGAACAAGACAACGATCTATCGTCGCTGGCCGACGAAGGATGATCTCGTCTTGGCCGCGCTCCATTGGATCAGCCCCTACAAGCATCCACCGAACACGGGCTCGATGCGGGAAGATCTTCTCGCGATGCTGCGCGGTATGGCGGAGGCCGCCTCTACACCGAAGGGCCTCGCCATCTATCGCGCGATCCAAATCGAGCGCGCGCAGCCCGCCTTCGAGCCGCTCCTGGCGCGGCTCAAGGTCGAACTGCTCGCCAGCCGTCAGGCCATCTTCGACCGCGCCATGGAACGCGGAGAGCTCCCCTCGTGGACCGACGGTGCGTTGGTGGGCGAGGTTTGCTTTGCCGCAGCGTTCCTGCGCATCGTGACAGTTGGACAAAAGTTGGATGAGTCGTTCATGCAGGCTCTGGTCGATCTGATCATTGCAGGCGCAAAGAACGTGACGCCTCGTCCCAAAGACGGCGCTTAG